A genomic stretch from Aedes albopictus strain Foshan chromosome 2, AalbF5, whole genome shotgun sequence includes:
- the LOC109421600 gene encoding uncharacterized protein LOC109421600 produces MWTRLLLVGCLILNVYGATVDTGKDDPKTKPAPKELGFVESLIASFQNSNSIVENSIKQTRQSKWYPGHSSTDEENTPQPGQENRQNYETTTHNFHDYFTTPTTTTTTAAPPGSGTARTAALLLYYLHALRASGILRSELDLPGDLPLDSRSAPNSICGCDEEIQQLQHSILLLQESVRQLRNVVHADEVAQFHGDIKPSK; encoded by the exons ATGTGGACCAGACTGCTGCTAGTGGGATGCTTAATTCTGAATGTTTATGGAGCCACTGTGGACACTGGAAAAG ATGATCCAAAAACCAAACCTGCTCCTAAAGAATTGGGCTTCGTTGAATCATTAATCGCTAGTTTCCAAAATTCAAATTCTATTGTGGAAAACAGTATCAAGCAGACGCGGCAATCTAAATGGTATCCAGGACACTCTTCTACTGATGAGGAAAATACACCACAGCCAGGTCAAGAGAACAGGCAGAATTATGAAACTACAACCCATAATTTCCACGACTACTTCACGACGCCGACGACGACAACCACCACAGCTGCACCGCCAGGAAGTGGAACGGCGCGTACCGCCGCCCTGCTACTTTACTATCTGCATGCACTGCGAGCAAGTGGAATCCTAAGGTCTGAGCTCGACTTACCTGGAGACTTACCGCTTGACTCACGTAGTGCTCCCAATAGTATCTGCGGTTGCGACGAAGAAATTCAGCAGCTTCAGCACTCCATCCTATTGCTGCAGGAAAGTGTTCGACAGCTGCGAAATGTTGTCCATGCAGATGAAGTAGCTCAGTTTCATGGAGACATCAAGCCATCGAAGTGA